One genomic window of Cetobacterium sp. ZOR0034 includes the following:
- the rpiB gene encoding ribose 5-phosphate isomerase B, protein MKIALGADHGGFALKEIVKKHLEGKGFEVLDKGCYSTDSVDYPTYAKSVANSILEKEADFGILICGTGIGISIAANRFKGIRAALCSNTTMAKLTREHNDANILALGARMTGDILALEIVDEFLRTEFEGGRHLTRIEAIEL, encoded by the coding sequence ATGAAAATAGCTTTAGGTGCAGATCATGGTGGATTTGCTTTAAAAGAAATTGTTAAGAAACACTTAGAAGGAAAAGGATTTGAAGTTTTAGATAAAGGATGTTATTCAACTGATTCTGTTGATTATCCAACTTATGCAAAATCTGTTGCTAACTCTATTCTAGAAAAAGAAGCTGATTTTGGAATACTTATCTGTGGAACTGGAATTGGAATTTCAATTGCAGCTAATAGATTTAAAGGAATCAGAGCGGCTCTTTGCTCAAATACAACTATGGCTAAACTTACTAGAGAGCACAATGATGCTAATATTTTAGCTCTTGGTGCTAGAATGACTGGAGATATTTTAGCTCTTGAAATTGTAGATGAATTCTTAAGAACTGAATTCGAAGGTGGTAGACACTTAACAAGAATCGAAGCTATAGAACTTTAA
- a CDS encoding peptidylprolyl isomerase: protein MKIEEGKVVTLEFKVYDKNNGELLEDTQDVGPFFYIHGFGNFVPAIEEALEGKEKGYTTTIELTPEEGYGEYDEDLIVEMEKSEFVEFDDLYEGLDFIADMDDDTEQSFIITKIEDEIVTADGNHPFAGKNLKFDVVVSDVREATEEEIEHGHAHFHGFED from the coding sequence ATGAAAATAGAAGAAGGAAAAGTAGTAACACTTGAGTTTAAAGTTTACGACAAAAACAACGGAGAACTTTTAGAGGATACACAAGACGTAGGACCATTTTTCTACATTCACGGATTTGGAAACTTTGTTCCTGCTATCGAAGAAGCTTTAGAAGGTAAAGAAAAAGGATATACTACTACTATTGAATTAACTCCAGAAGAAGGATACGGAGAATACGACGAAGATTTAATCGTTGAAATGGAAAAATCAGAGTTCGTTGAATTCGATGATCTTTATGAAGGGCTTGACTTCATAGCTGATATGGACGACGATACTGAGCAATCATTCATCATCACAAAAATCGAAGATGAAATTGTTACTGCTGATGGAAACCACCCATTTGCAGGTAAAAACTTAAAATTCGATGTTGTAGTTTCTGATGTTAGAGAAGCTACTGAAGAAGAGATTGAGCACGGTCACGCTCACTTCCACGGATTTGAAGACTAA
- a CDS encoding DJ-1/PfpI family protein, which produces MKGNIIFMKKILIFVSNGFETLELAPFLDVFGWNNIVGNKKIFSTICALHDELNATWNLKIVPEINLRTTELPLNEFDALVIPGGFGKAGFFNDIQSHELKSLLNHFILNKKVVIGICTGSLAIAIHGFLKNIPATTYLLDNERYFKQLKQYGAIPISEDIVISDNIITSSGPSTAIDVAFYLLKKFTDEENCKIVKKNMGFFK; this is translated from the coding sequence TTGAAAGGAAATATAATTTTTATGAAAAAAATTTTAATTTTTGTCTCAAATGGCTTTGAAACACTAGAACTAGCACCATTTCTTGATGTCTTCGGTTGGAATAATATTGTAGGAAATAAAAAAATTTTTTCCACGATTTGTGCCCTTCATGATGAACTTAATGCAACTTGGAACTTAAAAATTGTACCTGAGATTAACTTAAGAACTACAGAATTACCTCTCAACGAATTTGATGCTCTTGTTATCCCTGGCGGATTTGGTAAAGCCGGATTCTTTAATGATATTCAATCTCATGAGTTAAAATCCTTGTTAAATCATTTTATTTTAAATAAAAAAGTTGTTATTGGAATCTGTACTGGTTCCCTTGCTATTGCAATTCATGGTTTTTTAAAAAATATTCCCGCAACTACTTATCTATTAGATAATGAAAGATATTTTAAACAGCTAAAGCAATACGGAGCTATTCCTATATCTGAAGATATAGTCATCTCTGACAACATCATTACTTCCTCTGGACCTAGTACAGCAATTGATGTTGCATTTTATCTATTAAAAAAGTTTACGGATGAGGAAAATTGTAAGATTGTCAAAAAAAATATGGGATTTTTTAAATAA